From one Methanosarcinales archaeon genomic stretch:
- a CDS encoding N-acetyltransferase, protein MIVRWEKPDDQEKIRNINSAAFGTNDEANLVDALRKSGAPLISLVAEEKGELIGHILFSPVSLEGNQPAPLIAGLAPMAVLPECQNKGVGSRLVEEGLRYCTTSGYKAIVVLGHPEYYQRFGFVPSVNYGITSEYQVPPEIFMVKELEEFALKGINGIIKYHQAFNEI, encoded by the coding sequence ATGATCGTCCGTTGGGAAAAACCAGATGACCAGGAGAAAATTCGAAATATTAACTCTGCTGCATTTGGTACTAATGATGAAGCAAACCTTGTTGATGCTTTAAGGAAAAGTGGTGCTCCTCTTATCTCACTGGTTGCTGAGGAAAAAGGCGAGCTTATTGGTCATATATTATTTAGCCCGGTTTCATTAGAAGGGAATCAACCAGCACCATTAATTGCAGGATTGGCACCAATGGCTGTTCTGCCTGAGTGTCAAAATAAGGGTGTGGGTTCCAGATTGGTAGAGGAAGGTTTGAGGTATTGCACAACATCCGGATATAAAGCCATTGTTGTACTCGGACACCCAGAATATTATCAGCGATTTGGCTTTGTACCATCTGTCAATTATGGTATCACGTCTGAATATCAAGTGCCTCCGGAAATTTTCATGGTCAAAGAGCTTGAAGAATTTGCACTGAAAGGGATAAATGGAATAATCAAGTACCATCAAGCTTTTAATGAAATCTAA
- a CDS encoding DUF1670 domain-containing protein, with the protein MTVHPEQKNELRSVWIKTAEHQLFHELETEYGFPRATCRSLVQLMQEFIELNYGNLRGDKQIIYHAVSKDEPPGKQLDKIKTVSVKLTISHPEDTEILEKKGIHALRQHKMMRFATEAYDQGGLLVQEDLALLLNSGRRTIQRDMAYLKKHEIIIPTRGSIQDIGPTISHKTKIVELYLKGYEYTEIERRTRHTGQSIKRYIIGFSKVVMLHSKGFTLDQIRELTNTTEKVVKEYLELYQKYGELSKDRMDQLVSTPKIKVENKKKEMSL; encoded by the coding sequence ATGACAGTACACCCTGAACAAAAAAACGAATTACGAAGCGTCTGGATAAAGACAGCGGAACATCAGCTTTTCCATGAACTGGAAACAGAATACGGATTTCCACGGGCAACCTGCCGCTCACTCGTTCAATTAATGCAGGAATTCATTGAGCTGAATTATGGAAACCTGCGAGGAGACAAACAGATCATTTATCATGCAGTAAGCAAGGACGAACCTCCAGGCAAGCAGTTGGACAAAATCAAAACCGTATCCGTAAAGCTCACCATATCCCATCCAGAGGATACAGAGATTCTTGAGAAAAAAGGCATTCATGCACTCAGGCAGCACAAAATGATGCGGTTTGCTACCGAAGCATATGATCAGGGTGGACTCCTTGTCCAGGAAGATCTCGCATTGCTCCTTAACAGCGGAAGACGAACGATACAGAGGGACATGGCTTATCTTAAGAAACATGAAATAATTATTCCTACACGAGGTTCAATCCAGGACATAGGTCCGACCATATCTCATAAAACGAAAATCGTGGAACTCTATCTCAAAGGATATGAATACACAGAGATCGAGAGACGTACGAGGCATACTGGACAATCAATCAAAAGGTACATCATAGGATTCTCAAAAGTCGTGATGCTGCACAGCAAAGGCTTCACTTTAGATCAAATCCGGGAACTTACGAATACTACAGAGAAAGTGGTAAAGGAGTACCTTGAACTGTATCAGAAATATGGGGAACTCAGTAAGGATAGAATGGATCAATTGGTTTCAACTCCAAAGATCAAAGTAGAGAATAAAAAAAAGGAGATGAGCCTATGA
- a CDS encoding DUF1670 domain-containing protein: MTSNISGKSIGSAIKSLLNSEYKFMGGDRVQEMFIGDVLQLFKKFNRDAWNLEPGQTMWFAVCADEKQSYGKTLEKTRITPVILSIVHDEDKKTRENGYSHKEL; this comes from the coding sequence ATGACCTCAAATATTTCAGGAAAAAGCATTGGCTCAGCAATTAAATCACTTCTGAATTCAGAATATAAATTCATGGGAGGGGATAGGGTCCAGGAAATGTTCATTGGAGATGTCCTACAACTTTTCAAGAAATTTAATCGTGATGCCTGGAATCTTGAACCGGGTCAAACTATGTGGTTTGCTGTGTGTGCAGATGAAAAACAGAGCTATGGGAAAACGCTTGAGAAAACGAGAATTACTCCGGTTATCTTGTCCATTGTCCATGATGAAGACAAAAAAACGAGAGAGAATGGCTATTCTCACAAAGAGTTATGA
- a CDS encoding DUF1670 domain-containing protein, with protein sequence MARILREAFRQNGVLSQADVAEMLGISTGTVSKDIREYQIENQVVLPYRGTIHDLGRAITHKKMIIGHFLKNVQTPDISRITGHTEEACDRYIKSYKKVRTLYSSMNHNEISRTLDMSESLVKEYIVIHEEFNKMEEKINDGSNQE encoded by the coding sequence ATTGCAAGAATTTTAAGGGAAGCTTTTAGGCAGAACGGTGTTCTTTCACAAGCAGACGTGGCGGAGATGCTGGGTATCAGCACTGGAACTGTTAGTAAGGATATCAGAGAGTATCAGATCGAGAATCAGGTTGTACTACCTTATCGGGGAACCATACACGATCTTGGAAGGGCGATTACTCATAAAAAGATGATTATTGGGCATTTTCTCAAAAATGTGCAAACTCCTGATATTTCCCGAATAACTGGCCATACTGAAGAAGCATGTGACCGTTATATCAAATCATATAAAAAAGTGAGAACCCTATACAGTAGCATGAATCATAATGAAATTTCCAGAACTCTGGATATGAGTGAATCTTTGGTAAAGGAATATATTGTAATACATGAAGAATTCAATAAGATGGAGGAAAAAATTAATGACGGTTCAAATCAGGAATAA
- a CDS encoding PLP-dependent transferase: MKKEKNFSTQCVHAGEAPDPSYGAHTTPIFQTSTFVFDNAQQGAARFTGDEEGYIYARVGPNTPTHAAFVKKIATLEGGETGQAFSSGMAAITAVALSQLEQGDHLLSTNVVYGGTYGLFSSILTKLGIEVSLVDTSNHENVKKKIRKNTKIIFLETPANPTMIISDIEEICKMARDIGALCVVDNTFATPRFQRPLQLGADVVVHSCTKYIGGHADLLGGVVVGKKDFIESMTSVVNYTGGTMGPLEAWLCIRGLKTLHLRMEKHASNGMKVAEFLEAHPKIGWVRYPGLPTHPQYDIGKKQMSGYSGMIAFGIKGGIEAGQKLMNSVKLCSLAVSLGAVDTLIQHPASMTHANVPVDVRTKTGITDDLVRISVGIEDAEDIIADLDQALAHL, translated from the coding sequence ATGAAAAAGGAGAAGAATTTCAGCACTCAATGTGTTCATGCTGGAGAAGCACCAGATCCTTCTTATGGAGCGCATACAACACCGATATTTCAAACTTCCACCTTTGTATTTGATAATGCCCAACAGGGTGCTGCAAGATTTACTGGTGACGAAGAAGGATACATATATGCCCGTGTAGGACCAAACACGCCCACACATGCAGCTTTTGTGAAAAAAATAGCTACACTTGAAGGAGGCGAAACCGGTCAGGCCTTCTCATCAGGAATGGCTGCAATAACTGCTGTAGCTCTTTCTCAACTGGAACAAGGAGACCACCTTTTATCAACCAATGTGGTCTATGGTGGTACGTACGGATTATTTTCCTCAATTCTAACAAAGCTCGGTATTGAGGTCAGTCTTGTTGATACATCAAATCACGAGAATGTGAAGAAGAAAATAAGAAAAAATACAAAGATCATTTTTTTAGAAACACCGGCTAATCCCACCATGATCATTAGTGATATTGAAGAGATATGTAAAATGGCCCGCGATATAGGTGCGCTTTGTGTCGTTGACAACACATTTGCAACTCCTCGCTTCCAGAGACCATTACAATTGGGTGCAGACGTAGTTGTACATAGTTGTACGAAATATATTGGTGGTCATGCAGACCTTTTAGGTGGTGTTGTTGTTGGAAAAAAAGATTTTATCGAAAGCATGACATCTGTGGTAAATTATACCGGGGGAACGATGGGTCCACTTGAAGCCTGGTTATGTATCAGAGGATTGAAGACCCTGCATCTTAGAATGGAAAAGCACGCAAGTAATGGTATGAAAGTAGCCGAATTTCTGGAAGCACATCCAAAAATTGGTTGGGTCAGATATCCTGGATTGCCCACTCATCCACAATATGATATCGGAAAAAAGCAGATGAGTGGTTATAGTGGTATGATCGCTTTTGGAATAAAGGGGGGCATAGAAGCTGGACAGAAACTTATGAACAGCGTAAAATTGTGTTCATTGGCAGTTAGTCTTGGTGCAGTTGATACCCTGATCCAGCATCCTGCGTCCATGACCCATGCAAATGTTCCCGTTGATGTAAGAACGAAGACGGGAATAACTGATGATCTGGTGAGAATTTCAGTAGGTATCGAAGATGCAGAAGACATAATAGCAGATCTGGATCAGGCTTTAGCGCACCTGTGA